One genomic window of Rissa tridactyla isolate bRisTri1 unplaced genomic scaffold, bRisTri1.patW.cur.20221130 scaffold_29, whole genome shotgun sequence includes the following:
- the LOC128903366 gene encoding olfactory receptor 14C36-like: DLGSISTTLPKSMANSLWDTRDISYAGCAAQLFFYIFFLTAEFCLLTIMAYDRYVAICKPLHYGTLLGSRACVHMAAAAWGSGFLYALLHTANTFSLPLCQGNALDQFFCEIPQILKLSCSHSYLREAGLLVVSACLGFGCFVFIVLSYVQIFRAVLRIPSEQGRHKAFSTCLPHLAVVSLFLSTAMFAYLKPPSISSPVLDLVVAVLYSVLPPALNPLIY; the protein is encoded by the coding sequence gacctgggctccatctccaccactcttcccaaatccatggccaattccctctgggacaccagggacatctcctatgcaggatgtgctgctcagcttttcttttatatcttctttctcacagcagagttctgtcttctcaccattatggcctatgaccgctacgttgccatctgcaaacccctgcactacgggaccctcctgggcagcagagcttgtgtccacatggcagcagctgcctggggcagtgggtttctctatgctctcctgcacacggccaatacattttccctgcccctctgccagggcaatgccctggaccagttcttctgtgaaatcccccagatcctcaagctctcctgctcacactcctacctcagggaagctgggcttcttgtggtcagtgcctgtttaggctttggttgttttgtgttcatcgtgctgtcctatgtgcagatcttcagggccgtgctgaggatcccctctgagcagggacggcacaaagccttctccacgtgcctccctcacctggccgtggtctccctgtttctcagcaccgccatgtttgcctacctgaagcccccctccatctcctccccagttctcgacctggtggtggctgtgctgtactcagtgttgcctccagcactgaaccccctcatctac